The genomic segment AGCCCATAATGGTTACTCCTTTAGAAACGGGAAAACCGGCTCAAGGCCGGTCAGTTGTGGGAAATCACAGAGGGAATCAGCTGGTAATGTCTGTCCGATAATTCAGGCTGACAGGAACGGAGTAGGACACTGGTGTATGGACGCCGCGGAATATGCCAGGCGCGCTGCTAATCCAGCAGGTAAAGTCTTTGCCTGCAATTTCCAGCCCCTCGGGGAACAATTCCGCAACTCTGCCCGCCAGGCCCACGACGGAGGTACGGCCGGAGCCGGCTGGCGCCACGACATTAATCTGGTACACGCCAGAATAAGTCCGGCAGCGCAAGCCGAGATCGATTGTTCGCGGCGTAACGGGCATATCGTGAACGGCCAGGTACATCTCGTTAGCAGGAGGTGTAAACGGCACGTTCTCCCATGCAACCGAAATGCCCTCAGCATCAGCCCAGGTACCCAGTCTGGCGGCCAGTGCAGATGCAATATCAGGAATCACTTAGTCACCTCCCTGACAGCTTCCTCAAAGAAGCGTTGAAACTCAGCTGCAGTTATGCGGACCATGCCGCCCGGCGCCTGTGTGGAATGCCCCATTTCAAGCGGGTAGGCATAGGGTACGTTGTTGCAGAAATAAATGGCCTTCATCCCGACTTTGAAGAGCGACAGCGTGTAGTTCCCGGCCGCTTTTGTCAGATCACCCGTCTTATCAACCCGACCTGTCTCGTCAGTCGTTGGCGCATCAAAGGACACCTGCCAGTTACCGCGAAAGCGTCCGCCCGTATACCCCGGCGGTGCTTTGATATCTATCCCATCCACCACCCGGGCTTTTTTCTTCAGTCGCCCGGTTTTGGTCAGGTTATCGGGATTGGCGCGCTGCGCCTCGTTGTGGTCGTAAACAGCGCGATTATAGGAAACGGCTGTCTGATTAACTTCCCACAACTCCGGGTTGCCCACTGGAGACATCACCACCAGCTGGTTAAGAATTTTGATTCCGACGGCGCGCACCACTGCTTCCTGATTCGTTTTCGCCTTGTTAACGAAAGCCGTGATTTCAGCCAGGAAAGCCGCGTTCTCGCCCATGCTAAGCTCTCAGTTGCGCTTTGTAGCAGAGCACCAGCACGGCAGGTTTTGCCGGGTTCGGTTTGACAACACGGTAGGCTGTGCCGTCAATATCAACCACATCACCGATTTTAATTTCCTGCTCTGCCGTAAAAACGATCTGCACGTCGCCGTT from the unidentified bacterial endosymbiont genome contains:
- a CDS encoding DUF4128 domain-containing protein, whose translation is MIPDIASALAARLGTWADAEGISVAWENVPFTPPANEMYLAVHDMPVTPRTIDLGLRCRTYSGVYQINVVAPAGSGRTSVVGLAGRVAELFPEGLEIAGKDFTCWISSAPGIFRGVHTPVSYSVPVSLNYRTDITS